Within the Serratia sp. UGAL515B_01 genome, the region TGTTATCTGAACATTTTTTTCTTCATAAATAACCTTTTCAAGCGAGGGATGCATGAATATTAAACCCCTTTTACTGGTGGTTTCTCTAGCAACTGTTTCTGGTAACGTTTTAGCCGCCGATTATTTGGAAGGATACTACGGTGCGCTAAAATTGCAGTATGCATGGCAAAAAGCGAATGATATGGATACCAGCAGTCGCCCAGGTGTTGGCCAATTCGTTGGTGGTGAAGAAAAACATAATTTCTTAAACGGTGCAATCGCAGGTGGTTATCAATTTGGTAATGGCTGGCGCAGTGAAGGGGAATATGTCTTCTATAAAAAAAGTGAATATACCAGCGGTTCAACCACGTTCCCTAGCAGTTATAACCACCATAAAGTTAAAGCACAACGTCTGATGCTCAACGTATATCGTGACTACGCGTTAGGCTATGATTTCTCAGTTTACGGCATGTTGGGTTTAGGTATTACCAACGTCAAGTCCGATGGCTGGCAGGGCAATGAGTCACGGCAATATGCGTCTAGCACGCAAAATAATCTGACCTATTCTTTAGGTGCCGGTGTCACCTATACGGCGATGGAACGCCTGAGTTTTGATTTAGGCTACCGTTATGTCGACATGGGTGACATCGAAAGTGGTTACAATAATTTTACCAATGTTCGTGGTCTAAAAGACGAACAAATGAAGGCTCGTCTGGCATCGCATGAGATTGTATTAGGGGCACGTTATCTTTTCTAACCGTTGATCCTAATGATGTGCGGCAATCGGCTATAGCCGATCTGCCGCCATCAACTCCCCCCTTCATACCCGCCTATCTATTCTCTGATTATTCGTTACTGATGTTTCTACTATGCTGGTCAACTCGGTTTTTTGTTTGATCTTAGCAGTAATAGCCGCCATCCTGCACAGTCAAATCATTCTTTTTTACCCTGGCTTAGGCTGTATCCCTCAATTGCCCGTGGTGCCGTCGCAGACTCACAAGCCGGTTATCAAGGTGGCGGGTGAAGGGTAGAGTGGCCCTCTGTTCAGGCCCCGACAACACAGAAAACGGGCTTCTGGAGCGTGACTCTTCAGGCTGGGGCAATTGGCGTGCATTGCTGCGTTGTTCGCCGCTTATTTGGTTCACCAAACCTCGCGGCTCACGCCTTACTCTGGGCGCAAATTACCGCCAGCGGCGCTCGCGTGCAATTGAAGGACACAACCTAGTAGAGGAGTAGTTGATGTATCAGGATTTTGAAAGTGAGTTGAATTGGGCCATACGTCACATGCCACGCACTCGCGCTGCCGTTGACGCTTTACCTGGGCTGCAAGGCGTTAGGTTGGCTTGCAATATGCACCTGGATTTGAAAATGGCCCCTCTAGTAGCAGGCTTGCTGGATAAAGGAGCAGAGATATTTCTCACTACCTGTAACCCGACAACGGTACAGGATGATGTGGTTGCTTGGTTAGAACGCCGTGGTGCTGTGGCTTATGCCTGGCGTGATATGAGTGATAACGATTGGTCTGAATCTTTTGATCGTGCATTAGCCTGGGGACCGACCCATCTTTGCGAAATGGGAGCAGACTTGACGTCTCGTCTACATCAATCCATCAATGGCCCACACATCAAGGCCGGGTTGGAAGCAACGGGGTCCGGTATCAGCTGTTTGGAGGGTATTACACCCCGCTACCCAATTTTTAACTGGGACGACCTGCCAGTAAAAGAGGGATTGCATAATAGGCATATGGTAGGGCTCACCGCTTGGCACACTTTCTTCCAGACTACTCATCTGACACTACACGAAAAGTGTGTGTTAGTGATTGGTTATGGGTTAGTTGGTCAGGGCGTTGCTTCCGCTGCCAAGGCTTATGGTGGGCAGGTGATAGTAGCTGAAACGGATCCTGCGCGCGTACTGCAGGCACGTTATGACGGTTGGGAGGCGGTCGACTTGGCTACAGCTGTTTCGCGAGCTGATGTAATTGCCACGGCAACGGGGGCAAGAAACGTCTTGTCTTCTGCGCATTTGGAGCGGGTAAAAGACGGAGTATTTATCCTTAACGTAGGTCATGTGGCGGAAGAGATTGATGTTGGCTTCTTACGGGGTTTGTCGCACAGTGAACCCATGCCTTTTGTTAATGCTTACCAACTGGCAGATAAAACGTTATATCTGCTGGCAAACGGCTCAATGTTCAATCTGACCGCAGGCTATGGCGACAGCCTGAATGCTTTCGACGTGACTCTCGCGGTTATGGCCGCAGGGATCGGGCATATCACAGGTGTTGGTGAACAGCAGCCCGCAGGTTTATATCTGCTACCTTCCTCAGTCTGGCTACCTGCACTGTAACTTTCTCGCTGCGAGCGTGCAGGCCAGTGCGCTCGCGGTATACGTGATTTTTGAACCGACAGACTTTGTCACAAATAGCTTCTAATAATCACAGTGTCAATTCTATATCTCTGACTTATACTTCAACGCAATCAACCCCTTTTGTTTATCAGCTATAGAGTAATGCATGTGAAAATCTGTTTTTTGGTTTTAACTCTGCTCACTTTGCAGATGGGCACAGGTTTGGTGCCGCGAGCGCAGGCAAGTGAAAATACTGTTAAGTTGCATGCCACACAGCCAGAACTGGCATCAGGAAGTGCCATGGTGCTAGATACGCAAACCAATAAAGTGCTTTATGCACGTAATCCAGATGAAATTGTACCGATCGCTTCGATTACTAAGTTGATGACAGCGATGGTGACGTTAGATGCACATTTGCCCCTGAATGAAATGCTTTCGGTCGACATTAGTCAGACACCTGAAATGAAAGGGATCTACTCCCGTGTTCGTCTTAACAGTGAAATCAGCCGCAAAGATATGCTGTTGTTAGCGCTGATGTCGTCGGAAAACCGTGCAGCGGCAAGCCTTGCTCATCACTATCCCGGGGGGTATAACGCTTTTATCAATGCTATGAATGCCAAAGCAAAATCGCTCGGCATGACCCGCACGCATTATGTTGAGCCGACCGGCTTGTCTGTTCATAATGTCTCCACCGCCCGTGACCTCACCAAATTATTACTGGCAACCAAACAATACCCGCTGATAGGCCAGTTAAGTACGACTACCGAGCATATGGCGACCTTTAGGGACCCCAATTACACGCTACCGTTCCGCAACACCAACCATTTGGTTTATAACCAAAAATGGAGTATCCAACTGACCAAAACAGGTTTTACCAATCAGGCTGGACATTGCCTAGCGATGCGTACCGTGGTTGGTAACCGTTCTGTCTCTTTGGTGGTATTGGATGCGTTCGGAAAATATACGCATTTTGCGGATGCGAGCCGTCTTCGGACTTGGATTGAAACAGGAAAAGTTACACCAATCCCGGCAGCTGCACGGGACTATCGTCGTCAGAAAGATGCTAACCTAGCCAAGAACGAAGCAGAATAAGATGCTGGTTTCTGAACCGAATTGTTCAGTTAAATACAAGCCGCTTTTTATTACTGCAGGGCGGTATACCATTTTCCCCAACGGGAGTGAGCGGTGGATAACCTCATTTCCCGTTTGAACGGTGCAACTTAGCCTTGCATCAGTTGTGTGATGCACTGGCGCAGATAATGCAGAAGTGGCGGGGTAAGCCAGGTTCCCTCAATCAAGGTTGGCTCCTGTTCCATCGCCTGACGGATTTTCATCTGGGTGGTCGGGTTATCACCAGCATAGGAGCGAAACAGAGTCAGCCACTGTCCAGCCAGTTGTTTAGCTTGAGCCGACTCA harbors:
- a CDS encoding outer membrane protein; translated protein: MNIKPLLLVVSLATVSGNVLAADYLEGYYGALKLQYAWQKANDMDTSSRPGVGQFVGGEEKHNFLNGAIAGGYQFGNGWRSEGEYVFYKKSEYTSGSTTFPSSYNHHKVKAQRLMLNVYRDYALGYDFSVYGMLGLGITNVKSDGWQGNESRQYASSTQNNLTYSLGAGVTYTAMERLSFDLGYRYVDMGDIESGYNNFTNVRGLKDEQMKARLASHEIVLGARYLF
- a CDS encoding adenosylhomocysteinase; protein product: MYQDFESELNWAIRHMPRTRAAVDALPGLQGVRLACNMHLDLKMAPLVAGLLDKGAEIFLTTCNPTTVQDDVVAWLERRGAVAYAWRDMSDNDWSESFDRALAWGPTHLCEMGADLTSRLHQSINGPHIKAGLEATGSGISCLEGITPRYPIFNWDDLPVKEGLHNRHMVGLTAWHTFFQTTHLTLHEKCVLVIGYGLVGQGVASAAKAYGGQVIVAETDPARVLQARYDGWEAVDLATAVSRADVIATATGARNVLSSAHLERVKDGVFILNVGHVAEEIDVGFLRGLSHSEPMPFVNAYQLADKTLYLLANGSMFNLTAGYGDSLNAFDVTLAVMAAGIGHITGVGEQQPAGLYLLPSSVWLPAL
- the pbpG gene encoding D-alanyl-D-alanine endopeptidase — encoded protein: MHVKICFLVLTLLTLQMGTGLVPRAQASENTVKLHATQPELASGSAMVLDTQTNKVLYARNPDEIVPIASITKLMTAMVTLDAHLPLNEMLSVDISQTPEMKGIYSRVRLNSEISRKDMLLLALMSSENRAAASLAHHYPGGYNAFINAMNAKAKSLGMTRTHYVEPTGLSVHNVSTARDLTKLLLATKQYPLIGQLSTTTEHMATFRDPNYTLPFRNTNHLVYNQKWSIQLTKTGFTNQAGHCLAMRTVVGNRSVSLVVLDAFGKYTHFADASRLRTWIETGKVTPIPAAARDYRRQKDANLAKNEAE